From a region of the Arachis ipaensis cultivar K30076 chromosome B09, Araip1.1, whole genome shotgun sequence genome:
- the LOC107615323 gene encoding ATP-dependent DNA helicase Q-like 1: MGLVRLHHNHCILFQDILNALRIPHALVLERSFDRPNLKYEVIAKTKEPLKQLGQLLVDRFRNQCGIVYCLSKSECVEVSKFLNETCQTKTAYYHAGMAARQRVAVQRKWHDGEVHVVCATIAFGMGIDKSDVRFVVHNTMSKSVESYYQESGRAGRDNLPAVCIVLYQKKDFSRVVCMIRNGQGYKKESFKTAMDQAKKMQQYCELKVECRRQTLLKHFGESFDRKGCKYGSNPCDNCLNTAL; encoded by the exons ATGGGCCTTGTTCGCCTG CATCACAATCACTGTATCTTGTTTCAGGACATTTTGAATGCTTTAAGAATCCCCCATGCACTTGTTCTTGAAAGAAGTTTTGACAGACCAAACTTAAAGTATGAAGTGATTGCAAAGACTAAGGAACCGCTGAAGCAGCTGGGACAGCTGCTAGTGGATCGTTTCAGGAATCAGTGTGGAATTGTTTACTGCCTCTCGAAAAGTGAATGTGTCGAGGTCTCAAAATTTTTGAATGAGACATGTCAGACTAAAACAGCGTATTACCATGCTGGCATGGCTGCCCGCCAAAGAGTTGCTGTTCAAAGGAAATGGCATGATGGAGAGGTTCATGTTGTCTGTGCAACTATTGCTTTCGGAATGGGGATAGACAAATCTGATGTT CGCTTCGTTGTCCATAATACAATGTCAAAATCAGTTGAAAGTTATTATCAAGAATCAGGAAGGGCCGGAAGGGATAATCTTCCTGCAGTTTGCATTGTATTGTACCAGAAGAAGGATTTCAGCCGAGTAGTATGCATGATAAGAAATGGTCAAGGATATAAAAAGGAGAGCTTTAAGACAGCAATGGATCAAGCGAAAAAGATGCAACAGTACTGTGAACTTAAG GTTGAATGTCGGAGACAAACTTTACTCAAACACTTCGGAGAATCTTTTGACAGAAAAGGCTGCAAGTATGGATCTAATCCATGTGATAACTGTCTCAACACTGCACTATGA